The Serratia rhizosphaerae genome has a segment encoding these proteins:
- the cas1f gene encoding type I-F CRISPR-associated endonuclease Cas1f has translation MLHSKRANLYYLQYCRVLVNGGRVEYVTDEGRQSLYWNISIANTTVVMLGTGTSVTQAAMREFAKAGVLVGFCGGGGTPLYAANEVEVDVSWLTSQSEYRATEYLQHWVSFWFDEQYRLAAAVAFQRVRIAKIKQHWLSPAMQRESGFNLSQERLLQLLSRYENSLADCRNGTDLLTQEAVMTKALYKLAAQAVSYGDFTRAKRGGGADVANRFLDHGNYLAYGLAAVATWVIGLPHGLAVLHGKTRRGGLVFDVADLIKDALILPQAFIAAMEGEDEQTFRQRCLNGFQKAQALDVMIDALQDTALQLSQVA, from the coding sequence ATTCTGCACTCTAAACGTGCCAATTTATATTATCTGCAATATTGTCGGGTGCTGGTAAACGGCGGCCGGGTAGAATATGTCACGGATGAAGGACGGCAGTCGTTGTATTGGAATATTTCTATCGCCAACACCACGGTGGTGATGCTGGGCACCGGCACGTCAGTCACGCAAGCGGCGATGCGTGAATTCGCCAAGGCCGGCGTGCTGGTTGGCTTTTGCGGCGGTGGCGGCACGCCGCTGTACGCAGCCAATGAGGTCGAGGTCGACGTTTCCTGGTTAACCTCACAGAGCGAATACCGTGCTACTGAATATTTACAGCACTGGGTGAGTTTCTGGTTTGACGAACAATACCGTCTGGCGGCGGCCGTTGCTTTTCAGCGTGTACGCATTGCAAAAATAAAACAGCACTGGCTGAGCCCCGCCATGCAGCGGGAAAGTGGGTTTAATTTATCCCAGGAGCGGCTGCTGCAATTATTATCCCGTTATGAAAATAGCCTTGCAGATTGCCGCAACGGTACCGATTTATTAACGCAGGAAGCGGTGATGACCAAGGCGTTATATAAATTAGCGGCGCAGGCGGTGAGCTACGGCGATTTTACCCGCGCCAAACGCGGTGGCGGGGCGGATGTCGCCAATCGTTTTCTCGACCACGGCAATTACCTGGCTTACGGGCTGGCGGCGGTGGCCACCTGGGTGATCGGTTTACCCCACGGGCTGGCGGTGCTGCATGGCAAAACCCGGCGCGGTGGGCTGGTGTTTGACGTGGCCGATCTGATTAAAGACGCACTGATCCTGCCGCAGGCGTTTATCGCCGCCATGGAAGGGGAAGATGAACAGACGTTTCGCCAACGTTGCCTGAATGGCTTCCAAAAGGCGCAGGCGTTGGACGTCATGATTGACGCCCTGCAGGATACGGCACTTCAACTGAGTCAGGTGGCGTGA
- a CDS encoding YhbP family protein, producing MEQSEQQQHIIRFLSKQHVLTLCAGNGLEMWCANCFYVFDAERMALWLMTEPHTRHGQLMQQHAEVVGTIAPKPKSIALIKGVQYRAEARILSGDEEQQARARYCKRFPVAKAMSATLWQLSLQEVKMTDNVLGFGTKLFWARS from the coding sequence GTGGAACAGAGCGAACAGCAGCAGCATATCATCCGCTTCCTCAGCAAACAGCACGTGCTGACGCTCTGCGCCGGCAACGGTCTGGAGATGTGGTGCGCCAACTGTTTTTACGTGTTTGACGCCGAGCGCATGGCGCTGTGGCTGATGACCGAACCGCATACCCGCCACGGGCAGCTGATGCAGCAGCATGCTGAAGTGGTCGGCACCATTGCGCCAAAGCCCAAAAGCATCGCGCTGATTAAAGGCGTCCAGTATCGCGCAGAGGCGCGCATACTGAGCGGTGATGAAGAGCAACAGGCGCGCGCCCGTTACTGCAAGCGTTTCCCGGTGGCAAAAGCCATGTCGGCCACCCTGTGGCAACTGAGCCTGCAGGAGGTGAAGATGACCGACAACGTTCTCGGTTTTGGCACCAAGTTGTTTTGGGCCCGCAGCTAG
- a CDS encoding LysE family translocator, producing the protein MLGTAQIISYAAALGLAAAVPGPGMTALVARSVSGGAVTGFTMLTGLILGDLIYLSTAVFGLAVIAHTYTSLFTLINWAAACYLSFLAWQFWRYQPQAVNIDQKATRRELTSAWLSGLTITLGNPKTIAFYLAILPLVISLDHVSLQVWGTMLVPLTMLVLLLVGAVFILAALKIRRFLTSVSSQRRLFRTTGVIMALAAVGMVAKSL; encoded by the coding sequence ATGTTAGGAACCGCTCAAATCATCTCTTACGCTGCGGCGTTGGGTCTGGCCGCCGCCGTGCCGGGGCCAGGCATGACCGCGCTGGTCGCCCGCAGCGTCAGCGGCGGCGCAGTGACGGGGTTTACCATGCTGACCGGGTTGATACTCGGGGACTTAATCTATCTTTCCACTGCGGTATTTGGTTTGGCGGTTATTGCGCATACCTATACCTCACTCTTTACCCTGATAAACTGGGCCGCCGCCTGCTACCTGTCCTTTCTCGCCTGGCAATTCTGGCGTTATCAGCCCCAGGCGGTAAATATCGACCAGAAGGCTACCCGTCGTGAGCTAACCTCCGCATGGCTGTCCGGGTTGACGATCACGCTCGGAAATCCCAAAACCATCGCCTTTTATCTGGCTATATTGCCGCTGGTCATCTCGTTGGATCACGTTTCTCTACAGGTATGGGGAACGATGTTGGTGCCGCTGACCATGCTTGTCCTTTTGCTGGTCGGCGCCGTATTTATTTTGGCGGCACTAAAAATACGTCGTTTCCTGACCAGCGTATCGTCGCAGCGTAGACTCTTTCGCACCACGGGCGTCATTATGGCGCTGGCGGCTGTTGGCATGGTGGCAAAATCTTTGTAG
- the phnM gene encoding alpha-D-ribose 1-methylphosphonate 5-triphosphate diphosphatase — protein sequence MIINNVRLVLEDQVVNGSLEMGDGVIRSFADGHSRLPQALDGEGGWLLPGLIELHTDNLDKFFMPRPNVDWPAHSAMSSHDALMVACGITTVLDAVAIGDVRDGGHRLENLQKMIDAVIHSQRAGVNRAEHRLHLRCELPNAGTLPLFEQLMDKPGVSLVSLMDHSPGQRQFASRAKYREYYQGKYNLSDAAMDEYEQQQVALSARWATPNRQAIAERCRERGIALASHDDATAAHVAESCALGSAIAEFPTTEEAARASHRQGLQVLMGAPNIVRGGSHSGNVAAHQLAAQGVLDILSSDYYPASLLDAAFLLAADARNGYDLPQSVAMVTRNPARALGLADRGTIAEGLRGDLVLARAHGEHIYVQHVWRQGRQVF from the coding sequence ATGATTATTAATAACGTAAGGCTGGTGCTGGAAGACCAGGTGGTGAACGGCTCGCTGGAGATGGGCGACGGCGTGATCCGCAGCTTTGCCGACGGCCACAGCCGTCTGCCGCAGGCGCTGGACGGCGAAGGCGGCTGGCTGCTGCCGGGCCTGATCGAACTGCATACCGATAACCTGGATAAATTCTTTATGCCGCGCCCCAACGTGGACTGGCCGGCCCATTCCGCCATGAGCAGCCACGACGCGCTGATGGTTGCCTGCGGCATCACCACGGTGCTGGACGCGGTGGCGATAGGCGATGTGCGCGACGGCGGCCACCGGCTGGAGAACCTGCAAAAAATGATCGACGCGGTGATCCACAGCCAGCGCGCCGGGGTAAACCGCGCCGAACACCGCCTGCACCTGCGCTGTGAACTGCCCAACGCCGGCACGCTGCCGCTGTTTGAACAGCTGATGGATAAACCGGGCGTGTCGCTGGTGTCGCTGATGGACCATTCGCCGGGCCAGCGCCAGTTCGCCTCGCGCGCCAAGTATCGCGAATATTATCAGGGCAAATATAACCTGAGCGACGCCGCGATGGATGAGTATGAGCAGCAGCAGGTCGCGCTGTCCGCCCGCTGGGCGACGCCGAACCGCCAGGCCATTGCCGAACGCTGTCGCGAACGGGGCATTGCGCTCGCCAGCCATGACGACGCCACCGCCGCGCACGTTGCCGAGTCCTGCGCGCTGGGCAGCGCGATCGCCGAGTTCCCCACCACCGAGGAAGCGGCCCGCGCCTCACACCGGCAGGGGCTGCAGGTGCTGATGGGAGCGCCGAACATCGTGCGCGGCGGCTCGCATTCCGGCAACGTGGCGGCGCATCAGCTGGCGGCGCAGGGGGTGTTGGATATCCTCTCTTCCGACTACTACCCCGCTAGCCTGCTCGACGCGGCGTTCCTCCTGGCCGCCGACGCGCGCAACGGTTATGACCTGCCGCAGTCGGTGGCGATGGTCACCCGCAACCCGGCGCGGGCATTGGGGTTAGCCGATCGCGGCACCATTGCCGAGGGGCTGCGCGGCGATCTGGTGCTGGCGCGCGCGCACGGCGAGCATATCTATGTGCAGCACGTGTGGCGTCAGGGACGGCAGGTGTTCTGA
- a CDS encoding U32 family peptidase produces MKYALGPVLYYWPKTETESFYQQAMRSSADIIYLGESVCTKRREMKVGDWLALAKTVAQSGKQVVLSTLALLQAPSELNELKRYVENGEFLIEANDLGTVNMAAERGLPFVAGHALNCYNAYTLRLLHKQGMTRWCMPVELSRDWLGKVLEQCGELGFRRGFEVEVLGYGHLPLAYSARCFTARSENRGKDECETCCIKYPQGRAMRSQEDQQVFVLNGIQTMSGYCYNLGNELSGMQELVDIVRLSPQGVETLTMLEQFRANENAQQPLALAGSSDCNGYWRRVAGLELVQ; encoded by the coding sequence ATGAAATACGCATTGGGGCCGGTGCTCTACTACTGGCCGAAGACCGAGACCGAAAGTTTTTACCAGCAGGCGATGCGCAGCAGCGCCGATATTATTTATCTCGGCGAGAGCGTCTGCACCAAGCGGCGCGAGATGAAGGTCGGCGACTGGCTGGCGCTGGCCAAGACGGTGGCGCAGTCCGGCAAGCAGGTGGTGCTCTCCACGCTGGCGCTGCTGCAGGCGCCTTCCGAGTTAAACGAGCTGAAGCGCTATGTGGAGAACGGCGAGTTTCTGATTGAGGCCAACGATCTCGGCACGGTGAATATGGCGGCGGAGCGCGGCCTGCCGTTTGTCGCCGGCCATGCGCTGAACTGCTATAACGCCTATACCCTGCGGCTGCTGCACAAGCAGGGCATGACGCGCTGGTGCATGCCGGTGGAGCTGTCCCGCGACTGGCTGGGTAAGGTGCTGGAGCAGTGCGGCGAGCTGGGTTTTCGCCGCGGCTTCGAGGTGGAAGTGCTGGGCTACGGTCACCTGCCGCTGGCCTACTCCGCCCGCTGCTTTACCGCCCGTTCGGAAAACCGCGGCAAGGACGAGTGCGAAACCTGCTGCATCAAATACCCGCAGGGACGCGCCATGCGCTCACAGGAAGACCAGCAGGTGTTCGTACTCAACGGCATTCAGACGATGAGTGGTTACTGCTACAACCTGGGCAATGAGCTGAGCGGCATGCAGGAGCTGGTCGATATCGTGCGGCTGTCGCCGCAGGGCGTGGAAACGCTGACGATGCTCGAGCAGTTCCGCGCCAATGAAAATGCTCAGCAGCCGCTGGCGCTGGCCGGCAGCAGCGACTGCAACGGCTACTGGCGACGTGTTGCCGGGTTGGAGCTGGTGCAGTAA
- a CDS encoding Lrp/AsnC family transcriptional regulator — translation MPLDMTEMKILRLLQDDARVTNQALAEKIGMSASPCWRKVRKLEEEEVIQGYRAVLDRKKIGLGVMVFIRVAIDSHSETEAKKFEEEVTALEDVVACYSIGGDADFLLQVVASDLDSYADFAMSVVRRLPGIKEMQSMFVLKEIKPLVSYPIKKTTQTKNGQ, via the coding sequence ATGCCGCTTGATATGACAGAGATGAAAATCCTCAGGCTGTTGCAAGACGATGCCAGAGTCACAAACCAGGCGTTAGCGGAGAAAATAGGCATGTCGGCCTCGCCGTGCTGGCGCAAAGTCCGCAAGCTTGAGGAAGAAGAAGTTATCCAAGGCTATCGCGCGGTGTTGGATCGCAAAAAGATCGGCCTGGGTGTAATGGTGTTTATTCGCGTCGCCATCGACAGCCATAGCGAAACGGAAGCCAAGAAATTTGAAGAAGAGGTAACGGCGTTGGAAGATGTGGTGGCCTGTTACAGCATTGGCGGCGATGCCGACTTCTTGCTGCAGGTCGTGGCCTCCGATCTAGATTCATATGCTGATTTTGCCATGTCGGTAGTCCGCAGATTGCCCGGCATTAAAGAGATGCAGAGCATGTTCGTATTAAAAGAGATCAAACCGCTGGTGTCTTACCCGATAAAGAAAACTACGCAGACTAAAAACGGACAGTGA
- the ubiU gene encoding ubiquinone anaerobic biosynthesis protein UbiU, which produces MELLCPAGNLPALKAAVDNGADAVYIGLKDDTNARHFAGLNFSEKKLQEAVEYVHRHGRKLHIAINTFAHPDGYARWQRAVDMAAQLGADALILADLAMLEYAAERYPHIERHVSVQASATNEEAIRFYQRHFAVHRVVLPRVLSMHQVKQLARTSPVPLEVFAFGSLCIMAEGRCYLSSYLTGESPNTVGACSPARFVRWQQTPQGMESRLNDVLIDRYQEGENAGYPTLCKGRYLVDDVRYHALEEPTSLNTLALLPELLAANIASVKIEGRQRSPAYVSQVARVWRQAIDRCIADPAGYQPDAGWMAALGAMSEGTQTTLGAYHRKWQ; this is translated from the coding sequence ATGGAGCTGCTTTGTCCCGCCGGAAATTTACCGGCGCTGAAGGCCGCGGTCGATAACGGCGCCGACGCCGTTTATATCGGTCTGAAGGACGACACCAACGCGCGCCACTTCGCCGGGCTGAACTTCAGCGAAAAAAAACTGCAGGAAGCGGTGGAGTATGTGCATCGCCACGGCCGTAAGCTGCACATCGCCATCAACACCTTCGCCCACCCCGACGGCTACGCCCGCTGGCAGCGCGCGGTGGATATGGCGGCGCAGCTGGGCGCCGATGCGCTGATTCTGGCGGATCTGGCGATGCTGGAGTACGCCGCCGAGCGTTACCCGCATATCGAACGCCACGTCTCCGTGCAGGCCTCCGCCACCAATGAAGAGGCGATTCGCTTCTATCAGCGTCACTTTGCCGTGCACCGCGTGGTGCTGCCGCGCGTGCTGTCGATGCATCAGGTGAAACAGCTGGCGCGCACCAGCCCGGTGCCGCTGGAGGTGTTCGCCTTCGGCAGCCTGTGCATCATGGCGGAAGGCCGCTGCTATCTCTCTTCTTACCTGACCGGCGAATCCCCCAATACCGTCGGCGCCTGCTCGCCGGCTCGCTTCGTCCGCTGGCAGCAGACGCCGCAGGGCATGGAATCACGCCTGAACGACGTGCTGATTGACCGCTACCAGGAAGGCGAAAACGCCGGCTACCCGACGCTGTGCAAAGGCCGCTATCTGGTTGACGATGTGCGCTACCACGCGCTGGAAGAGCCCACCAGCCTGAACACGCTGGCGCTGCTGCCGGAGCTGCTGGCCGCCAATATCGCTTCGGTAAAAATTGAGGGCCGCCAGCGCAGCCCGGCCTATGTCAGCCAGGTGGCGCGCGTCTGGCGCCAGGCAATCGACCGCTGCATCGCCGACCCCGCCGGCTACCAGCCCGACGCCGGCTGGATGGCTGCGCTCGGCGCAATGTCTGAAGGCACCCAGACCACGCTCGGCGCCTATCACCGTAAATGGCAATAG
- a CDS encoding NAD(P)H-binding protein: MARVLITGASGLVGGELLRLLLADRRVTAITAPSRRPLPPHDKLTNPVGDDLFALLTELDQPVDAVFCCLGTTRQQAGSDGNFHYVDYTLVVESALTGRRLGAQHCLAVSAMGASPHSTFLYNRIKGEMEQALREQGWQRLTLVRPSMLLGKRAAPRLLERVAQPLFRLLPGRWKSVAARDVAQTLLEQAFSSGDGVRVLESDRLQHGERLAH, from the coding sequence ATGGCACGGGTATTGATAACGGGCGCTAGCGGGCTGGTGGGCGGCGAGCTGTTGCGCCTGCTGCTGGCGGACCGGCGGGTGACGGCAATTACCGCCCCCAGCCGCCGGCCGCTGCCGCCGCATGACAAACTGACCAACCCGGTGGGCGACGATTTGTTCGCCCTGTTGACGGAGCTGGATCAGCCGGTTGACGCGGTGTTCTGCTGTCTTGGCACCACGCGGCAGCAGGCCGGCAGCGACGGCAATTTCCACTACGTCGACTATACGCTGGTGGTGGAAAGCGCGCTGACCGGCCGTCGGCTCGGCGCGCAGCACTGTCTGGCGGTGAGCGCGATGGGCGCCAGCCCGCACTCCACCTTCCTGTATAACCGCATCAAAGGGGAGATGGAGCAGGCGCTGCGCGAGCAGGGCTGGCAGCGTCTGACGCTGGTGCGGCCGTCGATGCTGCTGGGTAAACGCGCCGCGCCGCGTTTGCTGGAGCGCGTAGCCCAGCCGCTGTTCAGGCTGCTGCCCGGCAGATGGAAATCGGTCGCCGCCCGCGATGTGGCGCAAACCCTGCTGGAGCAGGCGTTCAGCTCCGGCGACGGCGTCAGGGTGCTGGAGTCCGATCGGCTGCAGCACGGGGAGCGTCTGGCGCACTGA
- the phnP gene encoding phosphonate metabolism protein PhnP, translating to MQLTFLGTGGAQQVPAFGCECAICQRARREPARRRRACSAMLDYQGETTLIDAGLTSLERRFSAGQIQRFLLTHYHMDHVQGLFHLRWGCGSAIPVYGPPDEQGCDDLFKHPGILDFQPPLAPFVSVTLGGLRITPLPLIHSKITHGYLIQSADRTLAYLTDTVGLPLDTLRFLQGVRLDLLVLDCSLPPQAQEPRNHNDLTRALEIQQRLLPQRTLLTHISHHLDAWLLTHTLPPGLELAYDGLCIDVSAPDAPRAAADRTPAP from the coding sequence ATGCAACTGACTTTTCTCGGCACCGGCGGCGCCCAGCAGGTGCCGGCATTTGGCTGCGAGTGCGCCATCTGCCAACGGGCGCGCCGTGAGCCGGCCCGGCGTCGTCGCGCATGCAGCGCCATGCTGGATTATCAGGGGGAAACTACGTTAATTGATGCGGGATTGACGTCATTGGAGCGGCGGTTTTCGGCGGGGCAAATTCAGCGTTTTTTACTGACACATTACCACATGGATCACGTTCAGGGGTTATTTCATTTGCGCTGGGGGTGTGGAAGCGCCATTCCGGTGTACGGCCCGCCCGATGAACAGGGCTGCGACGATCTATTCAAACACCCCGGCATTCTGGACTTTCAGCCGCCGCTGGCGCCGTTTGTCAGCGTGACGCTGGGCGGACTGCGCATCACCCCGCTGCCGCTGATCCACTCTAAAATCACCCACGGTTACCTGATCCAGAGCGCCGACCGCACGCTGGCCTACCTGACCGATACCGTCGGTCTGCCGCTGGACACCCTGCGTTTTCTGCAGGGCGTCCGCCTGGATCTGCTGGTGCTGGACTGCAGCCTGCCGCCGCAGGCACAGGAGCCGCGCAACCATAACGACCTCACCCGCGCGCTGGAGATTCAGCAACGGCTGTTGCCGCAGCGCACCCTGCTGACGCATATCAGCCACCACCTCGACGCCTGGCTGCTGACGCACACGCTGCCGCCGGGGCTGGAGCTGGCGTACGATGGCCTCTGCATCGATGTCAGTGCGCCAGACGCTCCCCGTGCTGCAGCCGATCGGACTCCAGCACCCTGA
- a CDS encoding GNAT family N-acetyltransferase — MLIRVEIPVDAAGIDALLRSAFGRDDEADLVRQLREDGLLTLGVVATDDEGGVVGYAAFSPVDVEGEDRQWVGLAPLAVEERLRRQGLGEKLVYEGLDALNEFSYAAVVVLGEPAYYSRFGFKPAAEFGLSCRWPGCEQAFQVYPLAQDALDGVNGAVEYAAPFNRF, encoded by the coding sequence ATGCTGATTCGCGTAGAGATTCCGGTAGACGCCGCGGGCATCGATGCCCTGTTGCGCAGTGCCTTCGGGCGTGACGATGAAGCCGATCTGGTGCGCCAGCTGCGCGAAGACGGCCTGCTGACGCTGGGCGTGGTCGCCACCGATGACGAAGGCGGCGTGGTGGGCTATGCCGCCTTCAGCCCGGTCGACGTTGAAGGCGAGGATCGCCAGTGGGTCGGCCTGGCGCCGCTGGCGGTGGAAGAGCGCCTGCGCCGTCAGGGGTTGGGGGAGAAGCTGGTTTACGAAGGGCTGGATGCGCTGAATGAGTTCAGCTATGCCGCCGTGGTGGTGCTGGGCGAGCCGGCGTATTACTCACGCTTTGGCTTTAAGCCGGCGGCGGAGTTCGGGCTGAGCTGCCGCTGGCCGGGTTGCGAGCAAGCGTTTCAGGTTTACCCGCTGGCGCAAGACGCGCTGGACGGCGTAAACGGCGCAGTGGAGTACGCCGCGCCGTTTAACCGTTTTTAA
- a CDS encoding ABC transporter permease, whose protein sequence is MKSYWQTFSRVLIGMLERPMWLMLILSLCVMSLVYANRSVWDLPVGVIDQDHSSASRELIRQLDATSKIAIKTYDSLDQAQRDLGWRELFAVIIMPVDLEKKILHGENIVVPVYGDATNRLANGQIQQDVVTAYQQLLNQYNTSLLLRSGFSERQAQIILTPIQGQTLDVFNPGISFAAIVFPGLLVMLLQHSLLIASVRVSIALKSAPSGKPSIPVYLGGLSALLPIWLFLSIVLFVLWPWVLGYRQTANIAEVLLLTFPFLLAVLGLGKLVTECLRSVEMIYLTLAFITTPIFYLSGTIWPLQAMPGWVRAISYCIPSTWATKAIAGVNQMGMSLNEVGNDVLMLLLLGAAYTVIGIGVGLAHNSVALRGLFRKRRM, encoded by the coding sequence ATGAAGAGTTACTGGCAAACCTTTAGCCGGGTGCTGATCGGCATGCTGGAACGGCCGATGTGGCTGATGTTGATCCTGTCGCTGTGCGTAATGAGCCTGGTGTATGCCAACCGTTCGGTGTGGGATCTGCCGGTGGGGGTGATCGATCAGGATCATAGCAGCGCCAGCCGTGAGCTGATCCGTCAGCTGGACGCCACCTCGAAAATCGCTATCAAAACCTACGACAGTCTGGATCAGGCGCAGCGCGATCTGGGCTGGCGCGAGTTGTTTGCGGTGATCATTATGCCGGTGGATCTGGAGAAGAAGATCCTGCACGGTGAGAACATTGTGGTACCGGTGTACGGCGACGCCACCAACCGGCTGGCCAACGGGCAGATCCAGCAGGACGTGGTGACCGCTTATCAGCAACTGCTGAATCAATACAATACATCGCTGCTGCTGCGCAGCGGCTTTAGCGAACGGCAGGCGCAGATTATCCTGACGCCGATTCAGGGGCAGACGCTGGACGTGTTTAACCCCGGCATCAGTTTTGCGGCGATCGTCTTCCCCGGTCTGCTGGTCATGCTGCTGCAGCACTCGCTGCTGATCGCCAGCGTGCGCGTCAGCATTGCGCTGAAAAGCGCGCCGAGCGGCAAACCGTCGATCCCGGTGTATCTCGGCGGTCTGTCGGCGTTGCTGCCGATCTGGCTGTTTTTGTCGATCGTATTGTTTGTGCTGTGGCCATGGGTGCTGGGCTACCGGCAGACGGCGAACATTGCGGAAGTGCTGCTGCTGACCTTCCCGTTCCTGCTGGCGGTGTTGGGGCTAGGGAAGCTGGTGACCGAGTGCCTGCGCAGCGTGGAGATGATTTACCTGACGCTGGCGTTTATCACCACGCCGATTTTCTACCTTTCTGGCACCATCTGGCCGCTGCAGGCGATGCCGGGCTGGGTGCGCGCCATTTCCTACTGCATTCCCTCCACCTGGGCCACCAAGGCGATCGCCGGGGTGAACCAGATGGGGATGTCGCTGAATGAAGTGGGGAACGACGTGCTGATGCTGCTGCTGCTTGGCGCGGCGTATACCGTGATCGGTATCGGGGTGGGGCTGGCGCATAACAGCGTGGCGCTGCGCGGCCTATTCCGTAAGCGGCGGATGTAG
- a CDS encoding GIY-YIG nuclease family protein has product MAETTTWHLYMLRLPSGMLYTGITTDVARRLAQHQAGKGAKALRGKGELQLAFHCAVGDRSLALRLEYRIKQLSKVQKERLVSHPPLSLDYLLVKNG; this is encoded by the coding sequence ATGGCGGAAACCACCACCTGGCACCTGTATATGCTGCGTCTGCCAAGCGGCATGCTGTATACCGGCATCACCACCGACGTGGCACGGCGGCTGGCGCAGCATCAGGCGGGCAAAGGCGCCAAGGCGCTGCGCGGCAAAGGCGAGCTGCAGCTCGCCTTTCACTGCGCGGTCGGCGACCGTTCGCTGGCGCTGCGGCTGGAATACCGCATCAAGCAGCTGAGCAAGGTGCAAAAAGAGAGGCTGGTGTCACACCCGCCTCTGTCTTTGGACTATCTGCTGGTTAAAAACGGTTAA
- the ubiT gene encoding ubiquinone anaerobic biosynthesis accessory factor UbiT, whose protein sequence is MLEKLRSRIVRQGPSLLRVPLKLTPFALQRQLLEQVLGWQFRQALADGDLEFLESRWLKIEVRDLALQWFMTVENDRLVVRQHAQADVSFSGDANDLILIAARKQDPDTLFFQRRLQIEGDTELGLYVKNLMDAIELEAMPAPLRIGLLQLAEFVEAGLQEGAEPSSRVVAPC, encoded by the coding sequence GTGTTGGAAAAACTACGATCGCGCATTGTGCGCCAAGGGCCGTCGCTGCTGCGCGTGCCGCTCAAACTCACCCCTTTCGCCCTGCAGCGTCAACTGCTGGAGCAGGTGCTGGGTTGGCAGTTCCGTCAGGCGCTCGCGGATGGCGATCTGGAATTTCTTGAATCACGGTGGCTGAAGATCGAAGTACGCGATCTGGCGCTACAATGGTTTATGACGGTAGAAAACGATCGGCTGGTGGTTCGCCAGCATGCACAGGCCGACGTCAGCTTCAGCGGCGACGCCAACGATCTGATCCTGATCGCGGCGCGCAAGCAGGATCCTGACACGCTGTTTTTCCAGCGTCGGCTACAGATTGAAGGGGATACCGAATTGGGCCTGTATGTAAAAAATCTGATGGATGCGATTGAACTGGAAGCCATGCCGGCGCCGCTGCGCATTGGCTTGCTGCAGCTGGCGGAGTTTGTTGAAGCAGGTTTACAAGAGGGCGCAGAACCGTCTTCCCGAGTGGTGGCGCCATGCTGA
- the phnN gene encoding ribose 1,5-bisphosphokinase has protein sequence MAQLIYLMGASGSGKDSLLAALRNAADSAPLVAHRYITRPAQAGCENHVALSEREFLRRRANGLFALDWQAHHTRYALGIEVDLWLLLGIDVVVNGSRAYLPYARQRYGAQLLPLCLQVEPAVLRRRLERRGREDSGQIEQRLARAAAYSVPSDCLRLDNNGELSDTLAALLTALRREETPCN, from the coding sequence ATGGCGCAGCTTATCTATCTGATGGGGGCCTCCGGCTCCGGCAAGGACAGCCTGCTGGCCGCCCTGCGCAACGCGGCGGACAGCGCGCCGCTGGTGGCGCACCGCTATATCACCCGCCCGGCGCAGGCCGGCTGTGAGAACCACGTGGCGCTGAGTGAACGCGAGTTTCTGCGCCGGCGCGCCAACGGCCTGTTCGCGCTGGACTGGCAGGCCCATCACACCCGTTATGCGTTAGGGATCGAGGTCGATCTGTGGCTGCTGCTGGGGATCGACGTGGTGGTCAACGGTTCGCGCGCCTATCTGCCCTACGCCCGTCAGCGCTACGGCGCACAGCTACTGCCGCTGTGCCTGCAGGTTGAACCGGCGGTGCTGCGCCGGCGTCTGGAGCGGCGCGGCCGCGAGGACAGCGGGCAGATTGAACAACGGCTGGCGCGCGCGGCGGCCTACAGCGTGCCGTCCGACTGCCTGCGGCTGGATAATAACGGCGAGCTGAGCGACACGTTGGCGGCACTGCTGACGGCGCTGCGGCGCGAGGAGACACCATGCAACTGA